The following coding sequences are from one Streptomyces dengpaensis window:
- a CDS encoding MOSC domain-containing protein, with amino-acid sequence MGNAELHSIHIHPAKAFRGQSLREAVVEPWGLAGDRRWVLIDDGGKVVTQRQHARLALAAAELLPGGGIRLSAQGRDAVSVAVPEPIGTTTVDIFGDKVEAVLAEAAAHVWCSDYLGTEVRLVHMDDPATRRPIDPDFAHPGETVSFADGYPLLVTTLASLDALNSSIALGDQAHEGPLPMNRFRPNVVVSGTEAWAEDDWSRIAIGEVIFRIAKMCGRCVVTTTDQSTAERGKEPLRTLGRHRRFGGKLVFGQNLVPESTGTVRVGDPVTVLE; translated from the coding sequence ATGGGGAACGCGGAGCTGCACTCAATCCACATCCATCCGGCCAAGGCGTTCCGGGGCCAGTCGCTCCGGGAGGCTGTCGTGGAGCCCTGGGGTCTGGCCGGGGACCGGCGCTGGGTCCTGATCGACGACGGGGGAAAGGTCGTCACCCAGCGCCAGCACGCGCGTCTGGCGCTGGCCGCCGCCGAGCTACTGCCCGGCGGCGGCATACGGCTGTCCGCACAGGGTCGTGATGCGGTGAGCGTCGCCGTGCCGGAGCCGATCGGCACGACGACGGTGGACATCTTCGGGGACAAGGTGGAAGCCGTCCTGGCCGAAGCCGCCGCGCACGTCTGGTGCAGCGACTATCTGGGCACCGAGGTGCGCCTCGTCCACATGGACGATCCCGCCACCCGCCGCCCCATCGATCCGGACTTCGCACACCCGGGCGAGACCGTGAGCTTCGCCGACGGTTATCCCCTGCTCGTCACCACGCTGGCCTCACTGGACGCCCTCAACTCCTCGATCGCGCTGGGCGATCAGGCCCATGAGGGTCCACTCCCGATGAACCGGTTCCGCCCGAACGTGGTGGTTTCGGGCACGGAAGCCTGGGCCGAGGACGACTGGTCCCGGATCGCCATCGGTGAGGTCATCTTCCGGATCGCCAAGATGTGCGGCCGATGCGTCGTCACCACCACCGACCAGAGCACGGCCGAGCGCGGCAAGGAGCCGCTGCGCACCCTCGGCCGGCACCGCCGTTTCGGCGGCAAGTTGGTCTTCGGGCAGAACCTGGTCCCCGAGTCCACCGGCACGGTGCGTGTCGGCGATCCGGTCACCGTCCTCGAATAG
- a CDS encoding DUF6643 family protein, protein MTSPRSTYGGGYYSAFQDTPIYDSLVAERGTPQIAPIRVPAAYDTGSHLPALPSALPALPAGPSHQAPSYGYPQAQHPAPLQQAPAPYIPQQAAGPRGYPGAQPPQQPRPMAAGTGYEAMRPAAPRPAPAPYQDPYNGQQYRGY, encoded by the coding sequence ATGACCTCCCCCCGCTCCACCTATGGCGGCGGTTACTACTCCGCCTTCCAGGACACCCCGATCTACGACTCCCTCGTCGCCGAACGGGGTACCCCCCAGATCGCTCCGATCCGGGTTCCCGCCGCCTACGACACGGGCAGCCATCTGCCTGCCCTTCCGTCGGCGCTGCCCGCCCTGCCCGCCGGACCCTCCCATCAGGCTCCCTCCTACGGCTACCCGCAGGCCCAGCATCCCGCGCCGCTGCAACAGGCCCCCGCGCCGTACATTCCGCAGCAGGCGGCGGGACCGCGCGGTTACCCGGGCGCCCAGCCGCCGCAGCAGCCGCGCCCGATGGCGGCCGGCACGGGCTACGAGGCCATGCGCCCCGCGGCTCCCCGTCCCGCTCCGGCTCCCTACCAAGATCCGTACAACGGTCAGCAGTACCGCGGCTACTGA
- a CDS encoding TerD family protein translates to MPKGSNVAVPTTALRVELGWRSGPGVPDADASALLLVSGKVRSDGDFVFYNQPAHASGAVRHEGKRDAGGQVTDALVVDLTRVEPAIETVVLAASTDGGSFGQVPGLHIRVLDTQGGTEVARFDSADATVETAFVLGEFYRRQGAWKFRAVGQGYGSGLEGLATDYGITVDEPQHAAPPVPGTRVQGPPPVAPPMTPPPPMTPPPAVAPPVTPPPPLMVPPPASPAAPVRLTKVTLTKEAPSVSLTKQGGTSGALRVNLNWQVRKQFSGWGSKLGRAVAMHADLDLDLCALYELSDGSKGVVQALGNAFGALHQPPYIHLDGDDRTGAVASGENLSINLDHTRSFRRILIFVTIYEGARSFADLHATVTLQPLNGAPVDFSLDECTVPSTVCALALITNHGGDLVVQREARYLVPERGVSPQRTVDYAYGWGMNWTPGRK, encoded by the coding sequence ATGCCTAAGGGATCGAATGTTGCCGTCCCGACGACCGCACTACGCGTCGAATTGGGATGGCGTTCAGGACCCGGAGTGCCCGACGCGGATGCCTCCGCGCTGTTGCTGGTGTCCGGAAAGGTGCGTTCGGACGGCGACTTCGTCTTCTACAACCAGCCGGCGCACGCCTCCGGCGCCGTGCGGCACGAGGGCAAGCGGGACGCGGGGGGCCAGGTGACCGACGCGCTGGTCGTCGACCTCACGCGCGTGGAGCCCGCGATCGAGACCGTGGTGCTGGCCGCCTCGACGGACGGCGGCAGCTTCGGACAGGTTCCGGGCCTGCACATCCGGGTGCTCGACACGCAGGGGGGCACGGAGGTCGCGCGTTTCGACAGCGCCGACGCGACCGTTGAGACCGCCTTCGTGCTCGGCGAGTTCTACCGGCGTCAGGGCGCCTGGAAGTTCCGTGCCGTCGGGCAGGGCTACGGCAGCGGACTCGAAGGACTGGCCACGGACTACGGGATCACGGTGGACGAGCCGCAGCACGCCGCACCACCCGTGCCCGGCACGCGGGTGCAGGGTCCGCCGCCCGTGGCTCCACCGATGACCCCGCCTCCACCGATGACCCCGCCTCCGGCGGTGGCCCCGCCCGTGACCCCGCCGCCGCCCCTGATGGTTCCGCCGCCCGCCTCTCCCGCGGCCCCGGTGCGCCTGACCAAGGTCACGCTCACGAAGGAGGCTCCTTCGGTCTCGCTGACCAAGCAGGGCGGTACGTCCGGTGCCCTGCGCGTGAACCTCAACTGGCAGGTGCGCAAACAGTTCTCCGGGTGGGGCAGCAAACTGGGCCGGGCCGTCGCGATGCACGCCGACCTCGACCTCGACCTGTGCGCCCTGTACGAGTTGTCCGACGGCAGCAAGGGTGTGGTCCAAGCACTCGGCAACGCCTTCGGGGCGCTGCACCAGCCGCCGTACATCCATCTCGACGGCGACGACCGCACCGGCGCCGTGGCCAGTGGCGAGAACCTGTCGATCAACCTCGACCACACACGGAGCTTCCGGCGCATCCTCATCTTCGTGACCATCTACGAAGGAGCGCGATCCTTCGCCGACCTGCACGCCACGGTCACCCTCCAGCCGCTGAACGGAGCTCCGGTCGACTTCTCGCTCGACGAGTGCACGGTGCCCTCGACCGTCTGCGCCCTCGCCCTCATCACCAACCACGGCGGCGACCTGGTCGTCCAGCGCGAGGCCCGCTATCTGGTCCCCGAGCGCGGCGTGAGCCCGCAGCGCACCGTCGACTACGCCTACGGGTGGGGCATGAACTGGACTCCCGGCAGGAAGTGA